The Thunnus thynnus chromosome 13, fThuThy2.1, whole genome shotgun sequence genome segment TACTAGCCTCTCCTCTGGTGGTTTCATGTACCGGCTGtgatcatttacattttttaaagataagaTAATAGTGTTAAACGGAACATGATGCTGTGATATTGTCATCAagcacacagacttttaaaagggaGCCGCTTGAATAGAGGTGACATTgctatttttatgttgtgtttaaatattttaatcaaaatgttcACACTCTAACTAACTCACTAACTGCACTGCTTTCGTAAAGCCGTATTGATTATTCAAAGCTCTGTCAGATTGAATGTTTTGAATAATCAGCTTGAACGCGGCTCAGCGTCTGATATGGCTTTATGAAAGCAATGCCGTTAAAGTTAtgtgaataaacatttacaaaagagtctgaacattttatttgaagtatttaaacattcaaaaaaataGCATTGCCTCCTCTATTCAGCGGAGTCTTATGATTGGTTCACTCGCTCCACGTGAAAGCATCTTTTATCAGATGGATGTAACCCTTTACGTGCCCTTCCCTGCAAAGTTACTGCtgtcattcacaacacagctgtaCCAGCATTTcccctgaaatgttactaggtctcatgggtacagatttccctgaatatcaatccctgctcccattcacacatgaccccatgcaggaaatatTCCTGAACATTTCGGGGATAGACTGCAagtgtgaaaggggctttagATTTTAATGCTTCACAACAGAAAtgtatgcatatactgtgtaaggctttttaatatttattatcagGTTTCGCTGAGtatttcatgtgaaataaatgtaataaacgTTGATGTGTATTTTCACCAGGCTGATTCAAAGCtgagggaagaggagaaacGTGCACTGCGATACCTGGAGACGAGACGTGACTGTAACTCTGTACAAGCAGTGAGTATTACACCCACGAGGCTCATTATGTTAACGAGTCCACAGTtgagtcagtaaaaaaaaaaaacagtgcagtCCACTGTGCAAAAGAGTGAAGAGAAgcttcattgttttggtttgctgttgtgtaacataacaatctctctttttccccacatttttatattcatttgttaaatatagattttattttttacagttttaatcaaagtttttacatttattttttagaagGACTCCACGTACAATGAacatattgatatttttctatttcacaCCATTTTAGTTCCATATTTCTACACaagaagtgtttttaaaattacaaaattacaaatatttatgtttaatgtgtaatatacagtatacaacaAGACTGAGTAAACCCTGTGCAATATCACTACAAcgttaaatgattcaaaattgtatcatcttacaataattgtagtatttttaggGTGAAGTGTCGggtatttgatcttatttgACCTCAAAGTACAACCTCAATGCATCAAAAGTGAGTACGCATATGaccactgaaacaaaaatgattacACCTGCGACTTCCAGTTAAAACTAACCACCTGAACAAGGTTACAAAAGAACCTGTCAACACCATAACTCTCTCAATTTTGGCCTGGGTTGTGTCTAATTCAACATGACTCCACATAGTGAGGAGTTGCCTGAACAAGTAAGACACCAGATTGTGAGACTTCCATCAGTAGGATACtgaacagaagccaaaacacaggTACAGGACGACCCATACTAGCAATAACAGAAGGTTGTTAAAACGACGGCATGCACAACTTGCTATTTACCCAACCTTGCAATGAAAAACAGGCAGGCAAGTGTTTCTGACTTGGCACAAGGATTATCTGTGGAAATTGGTGCTTCAGTGACTGCTCAGTGAGTCACTGTGCGAAGGACATTGTGTGAAGTCAACCTCTACGGATGACGTCCAAAAAGGAACCTTTGCGCAAACTGCAAGATTTAACTTTgccaaaaaaacatgatgaatgtTTGCAGCACATTCTTTGGTCAGATGACTCTAAAATGAATTTTGATCAGATGGGGTCCAGCATGTTCGCCGTAGACTTGGCCTGGACTACCACagtgaaacatggaggtgggAGTGTGCTGATAAGGGGCTGCATGAGCAAAGATGGTTGTGGTTTTGCTTCccccactttttgtcttttttaaaacaaacttatcatcatacagtcTCTGCAAACAGGTGATTATATTTGATTGCACATTTTTGGATCACCCTTTGATGTGGTTCAGTCAAACCTGACGCTGATCGTTTGCCACAGCATGCTTTGGCTGTCAGTCACAGTCCGCTAATCCACACAGGAGTCTTACTGTTTACAGAGGTGAGGAACATGCCGTTTAGCTTAACTGTGACCGTGGCTAATCCAGGAGCGGTTTGGGAAACACTGACCCAGAAGAACAGTCGAGGAAGTCAGTAGGCCAAAGTCGTATGGTTCTTCATTGCTATTGCAGACAGACATCACAGTGGTGAAACAACACTCGTTATCTCATctaagaaagaaataaaatgcaaagTAGCCAACTTTTTTGTGGGACTCAAAATATTAGCCTGAAGTAAGGGATAGTTGGATTGTGATGAGATATTAGggaaaattacattattaatacaaGGTTTTGTTGGTAATTATCCATATAAGTGTCCATTATTAGCCCCTGGTATCTTGTGCTCATTTCAGCCACATTAAAGAAAATGCAACAAGGCCGAGGGCGTAGGCCTATTGAaattttttcaaaatgaagacTAGTGTAAGTGTACACCAAGCATTTTCATTGACAGTAACAGTTACAGCCTAATGTAACGCTGTCCTTGTTATTATCAGTCGTCCTATCGGGAGAATGCAGGTACGAGCAGAGAAAaggcagcaggagagagagcgaggtgaggtgaggagagggagcgaggtgaggtgaggagagagagcgaggtgaggtgaggagagagaacagtgaaaatgtaaatggatgattgtttgtttgaaaaTCCTCTCATATTCCCCTGAAAACAAAATTCAGTATCACCAGACAGTGACCATAAGCTTTTATGTTCAAATGCTGATATCTTCGGCTCTCGGTAGACTTGCATTGTAACACCTCGATAGTTCACATTCAAGGCGTCTCTGTGTTTATCGGCATTGTTGCTTTCACTGCAATCAGGAggacagcacagcacagcagggaGAGTCAAGAGGGACGGAGCCAAATGAGATGCAGGTATTAAGTGCAGGATAACAGAAATAGTCGAGGCTTCAGGTGCGTTTTTACACctagttctctctctctctctctctctcactgcagtatttcaacacacacaagACTGTTGTGGACAAAATAGAAACAGTGCCTTGAAATGTTCACATTCAGGGCATTTTTTGTGCTCATTGTTGCTTTCACTACATTCAGGAGAACAGCACAGCGAGGAGAGTCAAGGGGGACGAGGGCTAAGTGAGATGCAGATAatagaaatacaacagaaagCTCTTAGGAGAAGGATAACTGAAATAGTTGAGAACCATTTTAGTGTAAAGAAGTATGATCCCAGTGAATAGGCGATGTCCTCTGATGTCAAAACTGAGTTGATATCCCATCCGATGGCCTAATAGCCTGCAACCTACTACTATTTTACACTACATAATGatttcataaatataatttcaaatatgaaagtCTTCTAATAATAATTTCCTGTCCTGACCAAACAATCATAAATGTTATGGATGCATTCTTGGTgttcatagcaccctcaatctagactagtgcaggtaactgtttcttgacttaatccaagagtTTAGGTGGTGttaaaatgcaggaaatttgttttacattacgttttttttttctgtgggaGAACCGCCAGACCCCCCCACCACCAATTATGTATGATTCCAAGTTTactcccccattttaaaacataaccaggcgCCCATGGATGGCACTATGAATGAAAGTTTGTATAcccaaatactgaatgaaaagacGAGTTTTCCAACATGATAATGATCATGAGGagtttttaaagtgaaaaatacGACCTGGCCATTATTACCCCTGACATGAATCCAATCCAACACCTTTAGAGTATTTTAAAGAGCAAGACAGAGCAACAAAACCTCTCCAGCAAAGATCAGCTGTAAAGAATAATCTGTGAAGAATGACAGAACATCTCTCCACAGATTTCTTCTAGACTGGTATCATCCCTGCACAGGAGGATCGAAACTGtcatcaaaaacataaaaaaaaacatacacaacataaaaaaataaagaaaaatggagTCTCACTAGTGAAGGGTGTGCTGACTTTTGTTTCAGATTGTACTTAAACTTTTCATTATAGTTTAATTAGTCAAACattctattttttaaatgaattggCTTAATTCTTCTTGAGTattgtctaaaaacaaataaaatggtATTAAATTGAAAGGATTTGTAATTACGTAGCATTTTAGTGATACTGATCAGGGGTttactcagttttgttatatactgtttataatttatttactttaaagtTGATTTTCAGCTCATATTTTAACTGTCTGGCTGAAACTTAACAggtctggttcactctcagcgctctcatggCATCTTTttcagccgcagcaggcagctgttttcagagaaaaagctctaaaaacccactttACATTACCTGCTCatcacagcaaacagacacagttagctgtagactagctggtgaacatggtggagcatttagcagctaaagaaccagatatttccctcaggagagccaaaacagagctgaaagagagTAAATATTAGACTTGCATTCACCATGTGGACAGAAACttgacttcaaatgaatgataatgttgttccGTGTAAAGGTAATGAAAGGATtggcttatcattttaatgtgcagagTTGTTGAAGGATGATGATTTGCTCCGTTAATGTGTGCACGTCCTTGAGAGAAGGAATGTGTTTTAAGAGGCCCActcctctcttttcattctGGCGAAGGCTCAGATGAGGTAACGTCCTGGGTGTTGGAGTAAACAGGACAGGTCCAGGGGTCAAAGATCACATATAGCTTAGAGCTTTTGCCTTCCTATGTCCTTGGGAGATGTTGCTCTTATCTAGCATACATGGGCATGTAAAAATATACCTCGTGGCTGTTTGCCATTGGCTGTAATCATATAAGCTGATACATTGACCAGTCGCAGATCATTTCTCTGTTCCTTCTGCAACTGTAATAGAATAGGGTTGCTCTTTGTTCGGTGAGACGAactgatgcaaatctttgtgtgttctgtctcaTTATTgtgcaataatatttttttaatcttgaacCCAGCAGAgttttgtgtaattattttgttttcagacaatttccgCAAcactctgtaactgctggatgtgtaaataagcaactgtttacTAATATGTTCAACATATTAACTTAAAAGGTAATGGACgatatgtcaatgttttgttcacaacttgcctctgctgcccccaagtggccaaaaaattaGTTAATGCATGTATAAGTCACCAACTGTAACCAGCACAATAGCAATAATAGATGGTTAAACTGTTGTTCATCAAGAAATAATTACAGTACAAAACTCCCCCaagttgttatttctgtaaaaatgagACATAACAATGGAAGCGATTTTCTCTTCTCATTCTCAGATTTAAGACATTTAAGcccatttcccaaaatgttaaagtgttttttcttaatgtactgcacacacacactatctctcATGTATTTCTACTGAATTGTTTTCCCTCTGTTTTTCTACCCAGTTAATGGAGTGTTGCGTCAATGCACTGGTAACATCATTTAAGGAGACCATCTTAGCCGAGTGTCCAGGCATGATCAAACGaaatgagacagagagtgagTACGGCAGGACTGCTCCCACCAAAGGCTCAGCCAGCTCAGGTTTGCACCAGGAAATAGCCCTGATGATATACTGAGGAGTTCGTGGAAGAACCATGCGTGATTGTGACCAACCTTACTCATCTCTCAGAAATTAGACTAAGAAATCATTAAATAGAGAGGCTTTCTAGAGCTATTACAGGACTGAATTGGCAATAACATATAAAGGTTTTCACATTGAGAGTGTCCTTTTAAGGTTGACTGAAGAGGACACACTAAAACTAAATGCTTTAATTTTATATACTAACCATCTCTGAGAAATGCAGCCCTTGAACAAACTTCATCTTAAGTAATTACATAAGCATGAACCCACAATTCAAGTACGTTGGTAAGAGGACATAAGTGAATTTCCTGCAGGTTTGTaaacagcctgtgtgtgtgggaagtGCAGAAGCTGTTCAGAGAGAAAACGCTTCATAAACGACTTCAGTAGAAGATATTAGAACAGGAAATAGGAGCTCAGCCGTCGCTGATCTTACATTTTGGGACACTAGACCAGGATTTGTTTCTGATAATGACGAGTGGCtttaaagtcacttttcatgcttaacaaaattgttttgtcaaaatgatgCACCAGTGTGCTGCAAGGGCTGTGTGAGTTTTTTGATACCTTACTTTGAGAATATTAACATGCTTTTCTATGAgatcctttttttcatttaacaaaattcaaatcaaagttctcaaatgttatttttgttgtttttatctgatCAAAGTAATTAGTATAAGATTATAGGTTTTCAAATGTGACCAGACCAGCCAGAGTCAAAGACAAAagtattgatttattattattatacccTGCCCGAAGTGCTGGATTCATGCAATATGTTTATAGagtataaatatacaatatttgtAAAACATCTGTCCACATTCCCTGTGCACTTAAATTTCAATTCAGTTTAAAATACACTTAGTGaagaacattttcataattACGACTTCTGCTCAGCTTCAAGGCTACATTAACCACCCTTCATCGTTGTTaatgcgtttgtgtgtgtgtgtgtgtgtgtgtgtgtgtgtgtgtgtgtgtgtgtgtgtgtgtgtgtgtgtgtgtgtgtgtgtgtcgcggTCTGTGCTCATGCATTTTGAGTGAAAAATGGACAAAGGGCATCCACCGTAATGGATTTTTAAGTAGCCCATCTTCTGTTGGTTTTGTAATGCAGCTTCCAACTAAAAGCTTGGTATTTAATATGACATCATGTAATTATCTCTGTTTCAACTTCTGTTGCTTCACTGTGAGACAAACCGGGTAAAACTGGAACTAAATTACagttaataataattttcattatctaaTATCTAttgatttctttgtttgattaattgtttaatctatgaaatatcaaaataaaccAGACTGTCTTTATTGTCTCTGTAAGAGTTTATAATCTATCTGCAGCAGAAACATCGACCAATAGTTTACTGTGAACTCCATCATAGCTCAGAATCCTAATTTAACTAGAAAATGATGATGTGGTTTTTCCTTTCATCGCAGAGTTGCATCTGATGTTCTCTCTGATGGACAAAGTGCCCAGCGGCATCGAGCCCATGCTGAAGGACCTGGAGGAGCACATCATGAGCGCTGGCCTGGCTGATATGGTGGCCTCCGCAGAGACAATCACTTCTGTGAgtgtcacacacatactgtatacactcaCTAAATGCAGTTGAATGTTCATGATAATTCccgtttattacaacttgggtagttttcagttttgattattatttatcCGTTATGATAAAAGTAATTTGTGAGAGCTGGGAAACATTAAATCACAGCTACGATTAAGTCcaagaaacacgagcagtcGGTCaatgtttcctccgcaggctccacttcactcagctgcccatcagacctgctgcttcctctcactttaacctgaataacaaaccggggctcggtgctccggttggatccaaacggagagccggggctaacgttagctgagaggctagcggatgTTTTCCCATCTAAATAAACTGGTCTCCAGTTCAGATTTCAGGAAGTCGCTGTGAATGAGTAAATTTCCCTTTAACACAGTAAAATTGCAATCATGAATGTTTGGATTTCtagaagtaaataaaatgttaggGGCCTTCTCCTGGTACTGATCCACCAAATtgtataaattaattatttcaaaaCTAAAGATGCATATATGTAAGATACTGGTTTGACATTGATCTTCTTACCTAATTCCCAGCAAGAGGAGGATAAGATCTAAAGTCAGTGTCCATTTATTAGCTTTTTGTGGATCTTTCAACCTCATTTCATGGATCAGCTAATGAAGGTTGTGAGATGCAGGTGATAGCTCAGGTCAAATTTAATAAATTGAGAACCTGAgaaatgattattttgtcaaaatactACATCCAAGATTCCAAGGTTAAGACCTTCATCatattgtttggtttttctttgtcacaggACTCTGAGAAATATGTGGAGCAGCTGCTCACTTTGTTTAACCGCTTCAGTCGACTGGTGAAAGAAGCCTTTCAGGACGACCCGCGCTTCCTGACAGCGAGAGACAAAGTGAGCTCAACTTTCACCAACTTGTCCATCAACAGTACGCCGTCACTGAAGGATCCACCTGTCAGAATACGTTCTTCACTGACCgctcttctgtttttcaaatCTCTTTGCAGGCATATAAAGCTGTTGTGAACGATGCCACTATATTTAAATTAGAACTTCCTATGAAACAGAAAGGGTAAGAGACGCTCCCTGTGTGAAGTAATAAATGTTTTGCTGTGAATTATAAAAGTAATATATTGTGCGACTTCACTTATCTTTCCTCACCTTTGTTTACAGGGTGGGTTTGAAAACTCAACCAGAGTCCAAGTGTCCGGAGCTGCTGGCCAACTACTGTGACATGCTCTTGAGGAAGACCCCACTAAGCAAGAAGCTCACCTCTGAGGAGATCGAGGCTAAGCTCAAGGAAGTGGTATGTTCCAGGGAACCTGCATGTTTTATTGTCAGATTGTGGTTTATATTAGCCTTGTTTATATTAGCCATGTGGTTAGCATCGGAGCTGGTACTATTGTAGGTGACAAATTGATTAGACATCTTTCCAAATGTGTTTTGAATTCTTGATTAATGGATTCAATACTCTAATACTTGCCACCTGGAATGGATCAAGTTTTATAATGAATTACCTGCTGcaagttttcattgtttttcagaCTGATCTTAATCTTTTTGggtatattatttatgtatatatatttacaaaaaaacaaaggtagGAATAGAGGCAGCACTCCGGAGggcaaaaacagaagaagaatcaCCTCACGTGTTTAtctgctgttttggttcataTATGTGCAGCAGCGCAAAGTACAAAAGGGTGAAGTGTATAGATGAGAGGGTGTGGTGATGAATAAATATACTCTCAGCCAGTCACGTCTCTGATCTCATCGAGCTGAAACAGCTGTATCAGTCACCGTGGAGCACGACCACAGCAGCTCAACAAATGGACAGACGGCTGCACtagaaaatcatgtttttgtcgGGATAAACTGATGAAGAACACATGAAATGAACGTTATAGATACGTGGCACGTGTCATATCCAACCACCAGACCATCCCCTCTAAATCTCAGCTTAGTTACTTTGCACCAGAAACAAATCTGTTTCAGAGACGTCTATTCTCAGTGGAATGCAATCAACGACTTGCTTGGCACTAACCAAACTGAGTGCAAGTCTGACCTGTTTGCACTGTGCATGCTGTGCACCCTGCAAGATAAGGAAGATGCTCTGGTTGCTCTGGTTGTTGCACCGCCTCAAAAAGTAGATCACTTGCTGATAAAATGGATAGGACATTTGGAGACTAATCTGCCCAACGTAACTCAAAACACTTCTCTTCTCTGTACAGCCCAAAAAAATTCAGTCTGTTTGAGGCAAACAGCAGTGCAGGCATAAACAGTCACAGACAGACATGGACTGATCATGTAATTTGTTAATTTGTCATTCCATATTGCAAAACTCCTAAATGCAaagtttcctttttaaaaacaacctttttttctgtaattatcTGTATACTCTTCGCAGCTGTTGGTGCTGAAGTACGTCCAGAACAAAGATGTGTTCATGCGCTACCACAAAGCCCACCTGACCCGCCGACTCATCCTGGACATCTCAGCAGACAGCGAGATAGAGGAGAACATGGTGGAGTGGCTCAGGGTAAGATCTGGAAACTGCTGACTTTCTACTCGtcataaaagttgttttttattttatcggAAACGTTAAATGTAgccaaaaaattaaaatggaatCGTTTTTCATCATCTGTAAAAACTGTCTACTTGTGATGTAATTTGTCCTAACAGGAAGTAGGAATGCCGGCTGACTATGTCAACAAGCTAGCCAGGATGTTTCAAGACATCAAAGTGTCAGAGGACCTCAACCAGTCTTTCAAAGAAATGCATAAACATAACAAGCTTGCTTTACCAGGTAAGAGGTACAAGTCTTCATCACATTTAAGCAGCATTTCACCAGtgaatatttggtatttttattcaataaatgactaatgattaatcaattctGTCATATGACTAATCATTTACTACAAATAATTCCACACagacaaagtaataaaaaaactTGACAGAACATTAAGAGTAGTTCAGCATTTTGAGAAAtgcgcttatttgctttcttgacgactgttagataagaagatcaaGTTCTTAAGCCAATTATAAAGCTGCAGCCCGGAGATGCTTATGTTAGCATAGCTACTTAGCTTGAAATAATCCAGCACATGACCccaataaaaccacaacttgtcatttttacttttcaatttttgtacaaattaaacaaatgacgTATAACTCTTTAATTAATGAGTttaagaggtgctggtaggtgtttttttttcacatttggaCAGAGATAGGCTAGCTGTTATCCTTTGTTTccactctttatgctaagctaagtgtCTCCTGGttctagcttcatatttttctcattcaattaattcttttaaaataggttttattaaatctttttctttctcttctattatcatatttaatttaatttacattttacaggtCATCatttttttaggttttattttacttgtatCTTGGTTTGCATTAGTTTCCCAATCTGTATTTACTATCCTGTGCATTTGTCAATCACTTGTAAAGAACTTTGAATTGCATTCGACTTGTatgaaaggcgctatataaataatgtttgattgattgattgatatttaCCATATAGAAGTGAGAGTGGTTTCAATCTCATCaaattcttggcaagaaagcaaacaagcgTATTTCCCCCGAGTTCCACACAGGCAAAGTAATGACATTACTGCTAGTattaaaaatccttttaatgattacaacatactgtatgtctacctGTGTTCTTCAAGGTTAACTGTAAGCAGTTCATTCATTAACAAAGATGTCCTTGTTTGTTCCCCTGCAGCCGACTCGGTCAACATAAAGATCCTGAATGCTGGAGCGTGGTCGAGGAGCAGCGAGAAGGTCTTCGTGTCTCTACCTACAGAGTTGGAGGATTTGATACCAGAGGTAGAAGACTTCTATAAGAAGAACCACAGTGGCAGGAAGCTTCACTGGCATCACCTTATGTCCAACGGCATCGTGAGTGCAACAGatctgcacagaaacacacacacactacattaCCTAGAGAGCTTTGACATTAAATCACATTGTTCCAGTTGACCTGAACAGACCTGCTTAGAATTTGTTCCCCACCAAAATCTTTAATCTGTGACATGACAACACAGCCATGCAGAAGATTCTGTGAAAGAACGTGGGAAAcggaccaaaaaaaaaaaaaaatccctcattTTTTCCAGATAACCTTTAAGAACGAGGTGGGACAGTATGACCTGGAGGTGACCACTTTCCAGCTGGCTGTGCTGTTTGCCTGGAACCAGAGACCCAGGGAGAGGATCAGCTTTGAAAACCTCAAGCTAGCCACTGAGCTGCCAGACGCTGAGCTGCGACGCACTCTCTGGGTAAAGGAGacgagggaggaggggagaagaTCTTTATAAGAAAAATGATGAAGATAAAACTGTCTTGGCTCCATCATGTCTGTCACAAATTAATCAGCAAGTTCACCTTTTCTGTTAGCGTTGAGTTGTATAATTGTGGTTCTTTGTCCTCTGAACCATCatgcttttcttcttcctcccagTCTCTGGTGGCGTTTCCCAAACTCAAGCGGCAGGTGTTGTTGTACGACCCAGTGGTGTCGTCGCCCAAAGACTTTGCTGAAGGAACACTATTCTTCGTCAACCAGGAGTTTTCTCTCATGTAAGGAGCATTGAGTTAAAGGGGACCTTTTATGCTCATTACCagctctatgtttttatttttggacgCCTTAAAGAGAtgggagctaaaacagcctgtcagagacagaggctgaactgaggggctgcataacgagccagtataaaataaataaggagttttcttgaactgtgaatcatgcaaagctactctagtggagtcccagaataaaaatatagagctggaaatgagcataataggtcccctttaaactttttaaatgaacaatatttgcatattcattgattctggatttttcagtgagggagaaggaatacaagcaattttaaggattttactGAGCTAATTCTACTTTTTTGAGGTAAAAACATATTAGACCAATATGATTAttccaagtatttttttttatatatctttataaaaatgtctgaaggggatctttaagctcAGCAACAGGCAAGTTTTTCCAGTATGTATTGTAGTGTTACAgtaatcttattttatttaactttacaGAAAAAACTCAAAGGTTCAGAAAAGGGGGAAGATTAACCTGATTGGTCGGCTGCAGCTCACCACAGAGCgaatgagagaggaggagaacgAGGGCATCGTCCAGCTCAGGATACTAAGAACACAGGTATGAAGTTATGACACTGCCGGTCTCTCCTGTTGTTACGCAGCTGCACCTGCTGTGAATAAATGGTTTCACCTTCCATTTCAACAAACATCTTCGGTTATGTTAGTGTAAACTTAAAAGGCTGCGATGTCATCCATATTTTTCACCACACCATTCTTTCTGTTCCCACGTCCAGGAGGCCATAATCCAGATCATGAAGATGAGGAAGCGCATCAACAACGCTCAGCTGCAGACGGAGCTGGTGGAGATCCTAAAGAACATGTTTTTACCACAGAAGAAGATGATCAAGGAGCAGATCGAGTGGCTGATAGACCACAAGTACATAAAGCGGGATGAGACCGATATAAATACCTTCATCTACATGGCATAGCCCAGCACATTAGGATGACGTTGTGTTGACTTTGGTTTCAGTGGTTCAGGCCTGATGGACACTAGAATACTTCCAGGCTCCCCGTcctctatttaaaaaaaaaaaaaatcagttttgtgCAGGGAGGCATGAATTTAAGACTGAGAGCTACTTTAAAAAAGTGGAACTTCCTGCCTTAAAGTtgtataaagaaaaaagaagaatgcAAAAGTTGCTGTGGGAGTCTGCACCAAGTGGTTATAACTGTTTTTAGTTGGAGGGAGTTTCCTTGCTGTCCAGATGTAATCgttaatgtttcttttgttgggtttttttttttttttctgggatgCCATGGTGCATCTCCAACACTGTGGTGACATCTGGGCAGCTACTACAACACTCCTGCTCAATGCTTGTGCAAGTCTAAAGGCATGCTGACAGGACAAAGCTGAGGAACTTCTCAAAATACCTGCAGTCCAGTTTTAATCCACGTCAAACCCAGTCCATCTGAACCTTGAACAAAGCAGGACCCTCCTCGCTCAGAGACGACACCGCTC includes the following:
- the LOC137196022 gene encoding cullin-5 isoform X2 encodes the protein MASSNLLKNKGSLQFEDKWDLMRPIVLKLLRQESVTKQQWFDLFSDVHAVCLWDDKGPAKIHQALKEDILDFIKQAQARVLSHQDDTALLKAYIVEWRKFFTQCDILPKPFCQLEITLMGKQGSNKKSNVEDSIVRKLMLDTWNESIFSNIKNRLQDSAMKLVHAERLGEAFDSQLVIGVRESYVNLCSNPDDKLQIYRDNFEKAYMDSTERFYRTQAPAYLQQNGVQNYMKYADSKLREEEKRALRYLETRRDCNSVQALMECCVNALVTSFKETILAECPGMIKRNETEKLHLMFSLMDKVPSGIEPMLKDLEEHIMSAGLADMVASAETITSDSEKYVEQLLTLFNRFSRLVKEAFQDDPRFLTARDKAYKAVVNDATIFKLELPMKQKGVGLKTQPESKCPELLANYCDMLLRKTPLSKKLTSEEIEAKLKEVLLVLKYVQNKDVFMRYHKAHLTRRLILDISADSEIEENMVEWLREVGMPADYVNKLARMFQDIKVSEDLNQSFKEMHKHNKLALPADSVNIKILNAGAWSRSSEKVFVSLPTELEDLIPEVEDFYKKNHSGRKLHWHHLMSNGIITFKNEVGQYDLEVTTFQLAVLFAWNQRPRERISFENLKLATELPDAELRRTLWSLVAFPKLKRQVLLYDPVVSSPKDFAEGTLFFVNQEFSLIKNSKVQKRGKINLIGRLQLTTERMREEENEGIVQLRILRTQEAIIQIMKMRKRINNAQLQTELVEILKNMFLPQKKMIKEQIEWLIDHKYIKRDETDINTFIYMA
- the LOC137196022 gene encoding cullin-5 isoform X1, whose product is MASSNLLKNKGSLQFEDKWDLMRPIVLKLLRQESVTKQQWFDLFSDVHAVCLWDDKGPAKIHQALKEDILDFIKQAQARVLSHQDDTALLKAYIVEWRKFFTQCDILPKPFCQLEITLMGKQGSNKKSNVEDSIVRKLMLDTWNESIFSNIKNRLQDSAMKLVHAERLGEAFDSQLVIGVRESYVNLCSNPDDKLQIYRDNFEKAYMDSTERFYRTQAPAYLQQNGVQNYMKYADSKLREEEKRALRYLETRRDCNSVQALMECCVNALVTSFKETILAECPGMIKRNETESEYGRTAPTKGSASSELHLMFSLMDKVPSGIEPMLKDLEEHIMSAGLADMVASAETITSDSEKYVEQLLTLFNRFSRLVKEAFQDDPRFLTARDKAYKAVVNDATIFKLELPMKQKGVGLKTQPESKCPELLANYCDMLLRKTPLSKKLTSEEIEAKLKEVLLVLKYVQNKDVFMRYHKAHLTRRLILDISADSEIEENMVEWLREVGMPADYVNKLARMFQDIKVSEDLNQSFKEMHKHNKLALPADSVNIKILNAGAWSRSSEKVFVSLPTELEDLIPEVEDFYKKNHSGRKLHWHHLMSNGIITFKNEVGQYDLEVTTFQLAVLFAWNQRPRERISFENLKLATELPDAELRRTLWSLVAFPKLKRQVLLYDPVVSSPKDFAEGTLFFVNQEFSLIKNSKVQKRGKINLIGRLQLTTERMREEENEGIVQLRILRTQEAIIQIMKMRKRINNAQLQTELVEILKNMFLPQKKMIKEQIEWLIDHKYIKRDETDINTFIYMA